One Stenotrophomonas maltophilia R551-3 genomic window, TCCCGCGCGTGATACCGCCAACGGTCATCTGCAGTTCCTGCAGCTGGTCGGGTTGACTGATGAAGAAGTGGAGGCGGTCAAACGCTGGTCGACGCGCGGCGTGCTGCAGGTGCTGCAGCCGGCGATGCCGCTGTGGATCAGCGACCTGCATCGCGGCAACCTGCTGGAGGATCCGGTACTGGCTGCACAGGTGCAGGCCGGCAGCGAGCGCGAAGGCTCCAGCACCGGCATGTTGTTCATCGAGACGCTGGACTGGCGCCAGGAGGCGGGCGTCACCACCCTGGTGCTCGGTGCGGGCCAGGTGGCCAGCGTGTGCGAGCTGCTGCCATTGCGCCTGCGCCACGGCAAATCGCTGGAACTGGTCAGCCGCGAGCGGCAGTGGGAGTTCATCCCAGCCGGGCGCGGTGAAGCCGGCGACGTGTCCGCCGACAGCGCGCGCTGGGCACTGGACGAGGCGGGACTGCAGGCCCTGGCGGGCGTGCGTGCCGAGCGCGGCATCTACCCGGTGGCGGCGGCGCTGCGCATCGAAGTGGTGCCGACCTACCTGCGCGATGCCAAGGGCGAGGTGATCCGCCAGATCGGCTGAGCGGATCGATGGGACTGATGGGGTCAGAGCCGCCTGCTGCGCAGACGGATCCGACCC contains:
- a CDS encoding suppressor of fused domain protein → MQDDHDDTDTPGWDAINAALAPLHAGQEPRHYGTALPYTLGGQDPLDGISVYWADAPVRHWHYITYGFSELYAKESSDAATSGYGFELTFRLAASAGESAGSEPPVWPMNLLQNLARYVFGSGNVFEDGHHLNANGPIALETDTRLCHLAFIADPQLPARDTANGHLQFLQLVGLTDEEVEAVKRWSTRGVLQVLQPAMPLWISDLHRGNLLEDPVLAAQVQAGSEREGSSTGMLFIETLDWRQEAGVTTLVLGAGQVASVCELLPLRLRHGKSLELVSRERQWEFIPAGRGEAGDVSADSARWALDEAGLQALAGVRAERGIYPVAAALRIEVVPTYLRDAKGEVIRQIG